The genome window TGGCTCTGCTACCCTCTGGGGCTCCGTGctctcccctcaccctcctccccaggctTCATGCTCTTCCCACAGCATCTCTGCTGCCACCTGAGGGACTCCCACTGCTGCCGGGGGCTTGTACAGCTACTCCGCTGACTGCTGCTCTAGCCCTGGTGACCAGGGGCTCTGTGCTTCTCCCAGCGGGTCTCTTGGCTCCCTAGTCTGGCAGCACTCCTGGCCTCAGCTCAACAGCTTATCCCCTTGAGTATTCTCACAGGGTCACCTCTACATTGTCGGGACAGGGGTGTTGCTGGACAAGGGAAGTCGGATTATGCAGTTTCAAACTATAATAATCTATCACCATCTCTTTTGCAAAATAATCCTTAAGATTATAGTAGTAGAAGTGTAGAAGTGTGTAGAAACTGGGAAAGTCTCTTGCTTGGTTGTGTGTACAGTGTAGGCCTACACAGGAAAGATTTGAGGAGGGATGCAGTCCCTCCCCACCataccaaaaaaaacccagttttccGTTGGTTGACCTAATTTCTCCCTGTAACTGAAGGGCAGTGAGCTTTTttttatgaaattttaattttctaCAGCACCCCTTGAGCATTACGTGATGCATCTAGATTCTGTACAAACTATGTTTAAATATGTATGCTTATCAACCCTTGAACAGGGAAATGGGCAGAGGAAAGTGCTAATTGAAAGCAGTCCAGAATGGTTTCAAAATGGAATGTCCCAAGTAGAAAGGCCCACTGATCTCTGAAGAGAACTATCGCTGACTTTGTCAGGCATCCTTAGGGACATACTTAAGACAAGCTGTTCTTGAACTGAGAAAACTGCCTTCAGCTCAGTTCAGATGAAACATAaccgggcaggggagggaggaaataggACCACCATCCTCAACATAATGTGAAGTCCACTTTTCTCATAGTAGTACTGGGACTTGTGCAGAAATATTCTCTACCAACAAATGCTGCAACCTCATCTGTTCAAAATGTGCTTGAGAAAAGGCCAGATAAGCCATTTCTTCGCAGCGTGTTCTCTCTGCTCCTTATGGTGCTAAGGTGTTCCAGGCTGTAGAGTGAACATGGGGCTGCTATTCctattcccttccccccccccccccttcacttaGCTCGCTCTAGAAATCCAAACCAAAGCAGCAGGGTTCAGAGTCTTTACCAGTAGTATTGTCTACTCCACTGGataagtggcgaggagtcctgtggcaccttatagacaaactgaagtgttggagcataagctttcatgggtaaagacccactttgtcagatgcatgtagtggaaatttccagaggcaggtataaatatgcaggccagaatcaggctggagatgatacCTCCACTGGATAAAACACTCTCGGGTAGAAGCATGGCAAGACTGAGAGATTTGTAAAGCAGAAAACTCAGGgtgtttgggagggagggaggaggcaaccAAAAAAATCAGCTGAATCCTTCTGAAGCATCCTTTTCCCTCAGTATCACTAGACACCTCATTCTTTTCTTCCACTGTAGTGCTATTACCTTGGGGCCACCAGTGATGCAGCCACCAAAATGGTTAATGAGGTATCAAAACCTCTGAGTCACCACATCCCTGTGGAGAAGATCTGTGAGAAACTGAAGAAGAAAGACAGCCAGATCTGTGAGCTAAAATATGGTGAGTTTGGGCAGACATTAGCTAAGTGGTTAAATAGTTGGGCTTTTCTACAGTATGGTTCTTTGTTCTGATAAGTAACGAACTTGCACCCTGTCCCTTAATATTGCAGAGCTGAagtggaggggggaaggtgaTGAGCAAGTAGCCAATAGTgatagttgactacttgcttacatccaaCTCGGAGTTCTTCAACAGACATCGGTTTATCTAGGCTGCAACATTGTTTATGCCTGGGATTAGGTAAAATCCTAGACTCTCAGTGAGTCCCCTAGCTGCCTAGGTCCATCATGAAGGCACCACTGATGTTCACAAAACCACTGCTTGGCTGCTGCCTAAGTCCTAATACTGTCCCACAGCTAACAAGTTGCATGGAGCCCTGCCAGGATTTTCAAAtaagctggctcccacctgtcTTGCCTAAAGAGCCCAATCCAGCAGGTGTGCTCAGAgcacatttttcattttgctcTTGGCTGTCTTGGGCAGCTTCCTGGTTAGCTTGTTGGCTTCTAAGAGTCCCTTtcttgtgtgtgtctctcctcaTACAATGTGTGGGGGCCATGAATGCCATTGAGCAGTGCAGCACTGCAGTAGTGAGCATAGCAAAGGCCTAAGTCCCCTTTGTGCCTTTAGCCCTTGGCCTCTAGTTGGGAGACTCTTATTTGGAGTGTAGAATAGTACATAGGAAAGATTTTTGTGGGGAACAACCCAGCCTCATTACAGATTAACTAGGCCTAAGGCTATTGGCTGCAGTTGTTAAATGCATTTATTCAGGTAACCGTGAAACCgcatacagaggcagtggggcaggtggGACCATGTAACTGTGcacattaactgatgagcctcaCTGGTTAACCCAGTACACATGTACATGTTCACCCTCCCTAGTGTTGACTACAAGCTTCTTGTTACCAAATCCTATCTAAAGATATTTACAAGAGactaattttcatttttaatggtCCCTCTTGATTCCCTAAAAGTCTGCCTTCCAGTTCTGCTCCAACAAAACTGCTCAAAATATTCTTTCCTCTTCTGCTGctctcactagggatgtaaaatcctggttaaccagttaaaggttAGGTCAACCTAACCTTTAACCGGTTTAACGACTAAACTGGAATCCGGgctggggactgcttcagtccagctggagcagctcctggccccagccccacactgaggCTGGGTCTGTCACCAGGTCCTAGCTTCCACCTTCTGCTAGAGCAGCCCCTTTCTGTGGGGCGCCTGGACTCCCCATAGacagaggggctacgtctacactggcataattttctggaaatgcttttaagggaaaagttttccgttaaaagcatttttggaaaagagcatccggattggcaggacgcttttccgcaaaagcactttttgcggaaaagagtctgtggccaatctagatgcgcttttctgcaaaaaagccccgacatttttgccatcggggcttttttgtgggaaagagatctctgctgtctacactggcccttttgcgcaaaagtcttttggaaaaagacttttgcccgaatgggagcagcatagtatttccgccaaaagcactgacaatcttgcatgagatcgtcagtgcttttgcggaaattcaagtggctaatgtagacagctggcaagtttttccccaaaagcagatgattttgcagaaaaacttgtcagtctagacacagccaggctgttcCAGATGAGAAcagtccctgcccacagcaggccccTTGTGGAACTGAGGCAGGgtcctgcctgcagcaggtggggcGCTGTTCCAGCACCCACCAATTCCCTGGAACTGATAAGCAACAACCCTACCTAGCTCTGACTAAAGCAGTATAACGTGCCAGCCTCTTCACTGATTCCATATGTCCTAATGTGTAAAATTGTCTTCAGTTTCGTGTCATCTTGTTGGCCTGCCTCATTGCAAAATAACACCCCTGGTATGTTTGTTTAaatcttatttcccttttcctctccccttcctttctGTTTTTATATTCCATTCATtgtaatgtagattgtatcaGTGAGGCAGTGCCTTGTTTTTAATGTCCTCAAGAATAGGCCTTCTCCACTGAAGGGGACAAAACTCAAACACACTTTACTGTCCTGTCCACTTCATTAATATGTTATCTAGTTAATCTTGACCGCCTGTAATAGGCTTGTTTTTACTCATTTTGAATAACCAAtgttcccccctcactcttcagaCAAGCAGATTGACCTGAGCACTGTGGACCTGAAGAAACTGAGAGTGAAGGAGCTGAAgaagatcctggatgactggggGGAAACGTGCAAGGGCTGTGCAGAGAAGTCAGACTATATTCGCAAAATCAATGAACTGATGCCTAAGTACGCTCCGAAGGCCGCCAGCTCCCGGACGGatctctgaccccccccccccccgcccccattgcGCTGTTCTCGGTGGGGTCCCTCTTGCCCCTTTTTGTAAGTTATTGCAGCGGGCGGCCAGGCCGGGCGGGGTGACCGgctcgtctcccccccccccccctttgtatTGCGGGGCCGCCTGCGGGTGGTGCCGCCGCGGAGACTTTTGTATTAAAGTGTGAAAGGAAGCGGGTCTCTCTCtgcgccgcgggggggggggagcggcacaGGCCGCCTGGGCGCGCGctgaggcgggcggggcggggcggggtccgGCGTGGGAGGGGCTGGATACACGAGGCCGGTTCCACAGGGTTCGCCCCGCCCTGGGTGGGGGGCGAGGAGCGCTATGGCCGCTGCCTGGATGCGTAAGGCCCGGCCGGCCACCGCCCTTAGTTCCCCTGCGGCTCCCTCTCAGTTGGTCCCGTCCGAAGGCGAGGACGTAATGATCGCTTTCTCCATTGGTCCTTGTCTATCACGTGACTCCTCCCCCCCGCGGACGACggaagggcttcccttgtcacgTGATGAAGGCGCCGCGGCCCCAACTCGCCATCGCTCCTGACGCCGCCATGCAGCGGGGCGCGGGGAGATGACGTGTGGCCCGCGCGGCGCGGCGGCCGGACTCCGGAGCCGCCTTCCTTCCCTTTTGTCCAAGATGGCGGCGGCCGCCGGAGGCGCCTGCTGAGCCGCGGGCCCCGGAGCCATGAAGCGGGGCAGCGAGCGGGACCCCAGCCcgggcggcgcgggggggggccgggccgccGCCAAGCGGCCCCGCGAGCGCGAGCGGGAGAGCAGCAGCCGGCGCGGCCCGCACCGCAGCTCGGGCGCCTCCCGCAGCAGCCGCGACAAGCTCCCGCCCGGCGGCGCCTCCAGCTCCCGCAGCCACCGCGGGGACGAGCGGGCCGGGGGCGGCGACTCCAACCACCGCGCGGCGGGCGGCGCCTCGGCCTCCAGCGCCCGCAGCAGCCAGGCCGCGCCCCCGGCCGCCGCCTCGTCGTCGTCGCGGGCGCTGGGGGCCGCCAAGGCCAAGGCCCTGCCGGGGGCCGTGGTGGCGCCGTCGCTGCTGCTCGCcgggccgcccccgggggcggcgccctccttgctgctggccccgctggGGGGCTCGCCGGGGCTGGTGGTGGAGCCGCCCGGCTCCTGCGAGTACAAGACGCTGCTGGTGAGCGGCCTGAGCACCGCGCTGCCCGACCAGCTGCTGGAGGAC of Pelodiscus sinensis isolate JC-2024 chromosome 11, ASM4963464v1, whole genome shotgun sequence contains these proteins:
- the MANF gene encoding mesencephalic astrocyte-derived neurotrophic factor, producing the protein MRAANGLWAALALILLPAGSRALREGDCEVCVTFLGRFYQSLKDKDVEFTPANVEKELLKSCKEAKGKENRLCYYLGATSDAATKMVNEVSKPLSHHIPVEKICEKLKKKDSQICELKYDKQIDLSTVDLKKLRVKELKKILDDWGETCKGCAEKSDYIRKINELMPKYAPKAASSRTDL